The Longimicrobiaceae bacterium genome contains a region encoding:
- a CDS encoding nucleoside deaminase produces the protein MRIPPITVDYPDWVAPLIDWDRRYATDEERMRLAIEVSRENVVRGTGGPFGAAIFEAESGALVAVGMNSVVRLNNCTLHGEMVAFMMAQARLGSFTLRSADGPAYELVTSCEPCAMCLGATLWSGVTRVVCGAHRDDARRLNFEEGPVFPESHAYLEARGIEIVHGVLREEANAVLEMYRAQKGIIYNG, from the coding sequence ATGCGAATCCCCCCCATCACGGTCGACTACCCCGACTGGGTCGCGCCGCTGATCGACTGGGACCGGCGCTACGCCACCGACGAGGAGAGGATGAGGCTCGCGATCGAGGTCTCGCGCGAGAACGTGGTGCGCGGGACGGGCGGCCCCTTCGGCGCGGCGATCTTCGAGGCGGAGAGCGGCGCGCTCGTGGCGGTGGGGATGAACAGCGTGGTGCGCCTGAACAACTGCACGCTCCACGGCGAGATGGTGGCCTTCATGATGGCGCAGGCGCGGCTCGGCAGCTTCACCCTCCGCTCGGCGGACGGCCCCGCGTACGAGCTGGTGACCTCGTGCGAGCCGTGCGCCATGTGCCTGGGCGCGACGCTCTGGAGCGGCGTCACCCGCGTGGTCTGCGGCGCGCACCGCGACGACGCGCGGCGCCTGAACTTCGAGGAGGGGCCCGTCTTCCCCGAGTCGCACGCGTACCTGGAGGCGCGCGGGATCGAGATCGTGCACGGCGTGCTCCGGGAGGAGGCGAACGCGGTTCTGGAGATGTACCGCGCGCAGAAGGGGATCATCTACAACGGGTGA